TGAGACGGCCCGAAGCGGCCTCCTCATCGTATGCTCCGGTTTCATTCGCGAACTGCGCAATACATGCTGCGGCCCTTTCTCCGGCTTCCGTTGATTTTACCTGTGGTGCAGTGCTTGTGTTCATCTGTTAAATATTATCCATTGATCAATACCCAATTTTATAATTTAAGAAGCCAAGCTTAATTCCGCGTGAACATAAGACCAATTGCAGGTATATTCTGATATCTTTTATATGTGCTTCTTTTTTGGTACTTATTTTGAAATTTGGCACGTACCAGCTTTTTTTAAGCTCGTCCAAGTCAGCGCTGTATGCAAATCACGGCCTGACAGCTCCACATCCACCATACCTTAGCTATGTCAAAAAAACCACCCTATTCAATGGGAGACCTTCCTCCCGAACTGAAAATGATGAAGCAGCATGTGCTCAAAATTGTTTTGGGCCTTGTGTTGCTCGCAGGTCTCTGGACTTCCGTGCATACCATCGCCCCGGAAGAAGAAGGCGTCGTTGTTACGCTCGGCAAGTACAACCGCACATTGCTGCCGGGCCTCAACTTTATTCTGCCGTTCGGCATTGAAACCATCTACAAAATCCCGGTACAGCGGCAGCTCAAGCAGGAATTCGGCTTCCGCACCGTACAGGCGGGACAGCGTACAACCTACAGCAAATCTCCCTACATGGATGAATCCATCATGCTCACCGGCGACCTCAACATCGCCGATGTTGAGTGGGTTGTGCAATACCGCATTGTGGATAGCTACCGCTTCCTGTTCCGCGTACGCAATGCCGAAGAAACCCTGCGCGTGATGTCAGAATCCGTCATGCGTAAAATCGTGGGCGACCGCACGGTAAACGAAGTCCTCACTGTCGGGCGTCAGGAAATCGCGACCCGCGCCGAAGAGCTTCTGCAGGCGATGTCCGACGAGTATGAAAACGGCATTCGCATTGATCAGATCGTACTTCAGGATGTAAATCCGCCCGATCCTGTGAAGCCATCCTTCAACGAAGTAAATCAGGCTCAGCAGCAGCGTGAAACGCTCATCAACCAGGCCGAAGCCGAATACAACCGCGAAGTACCGCGCGCGCGCGGGGAAGCCCGGGAAATGATCGAGCTCGCCGAAGCCTACGCCCTCAACCGCGTAAACGACGCCATCGGAGACGCTGCCCGCTTCAACTCTATTTACACCGAGTACATCCTTGCCCCCGAAGTTACGCGGCAGCGCCTCTACCTCGAAACCATGGAGCGCGTACTGCCAACCATGGGCAGCAAAATTATTGTAGACGAAAGAGGCAACAACGTACTGCCCCTCCTCAACCTCGAACAAACCAGAAGGGGAGCCAACTAAAATGAAGAACATCATTCTTATTGCAACAGCCATTGCCCTTTTCGTCGTCGGACTCAACGCCATGTTTATCGTTGACGAAAAAAATCAGGCCATCGTAACGCAGTTCGGACGCCCGGTCGGCGAGCCGATCACCAGCCCCGGACTTCAGTTCAAAATCCCCTTCATTCAGAAAGTACAGTTTTTCGACCGCCGCTTTCTGGAATGGGATGGCGACGCCAATCAGATTCCGACCAGCGATAAAAAGTTCATCTTCGTTGATACCTTTGCCCGCTGGGAAATCACCGACGCGCTGCAGTTCTTCCTGCGTTTGCGCGACGAGCGCGGGGCACAATCCCGCCTTGACGACATCCTCGACGGTGAAACCCGGAACGCCGTCGCCAGCAACGACCTCCTCGACCTGGTCCGCTCCACCAACCGCGAACCCGAAGTCACCGAAGATTTCCTCGACGATATCGAAACCCTCGAAGACATCTCCATCGGCCGCGACGCCATCGAAGCCCTCGTACTCGAACGCGCCAACGAACGCGTACTCGATCTCGGCATACGGATTCTCGATTTCCGCTTCAAGCGCGTCAACTACGTCGAAGACGTACAGCAAAACGTATTCGACCGCATGATTTCCGAGCGAAACCGGATTGCCGATCAGTTCCGCTCAGAAGGTCAGGGCGAAGCCCGCGTCATTTTGGGCGAAATGGAACGCGAACTCGCGCGTATCCGCTCTGAAGCCCGCCGCGAAGCCCAGCAAATCCGCGGCCGCGCCGACGCCGAAGCCACGCGCATTTACGCTGAAGCCTTCAACCGTAACAACGTATCGCGCGATCTGTACCAGTTCCTCCGCACCATGGAAGCCTTCGAAAAAACCATGGATGAGAACACAACCGTAATTCTCTCCACCGACAGCGAATTCTACCGCTTCCTCATGGGCGGCAATTAAACCCGCAAACCGAAGCGCCCGCTTTACCACATCCCTGCAAAAGGTGCCACGGATACCGCAGCGCGTCCCGCCTGCAAACTTCCGGACCGACACCCTTTTGCAGGGATTTTTATTTCCCGCACCCAAACCTGCCACAGGCGTCCCCGCTGGTACGGTTTTTCTATTTTTTTGGGGGAAACTCCGTGAGCATCACGGTCAGCGTTGCTGGTTCGCGGCATCCCAAATCGGTCTCGAAGCACCTTGCTTTTTAACAGAAGCGCCCCCGCAAGCAACTGCCGACCAAATGCAGAGACCGAGTCAGTGGACGGATGACAGTGCTCAGTGGTCAGTGCTCAGTGGTCAGAGATCCGTAATCCGTCTCTGGTCTTCGGTCCTATCCATTCTGCCGTCAACGGTCAGCGGTCTGCCATCCGACTTCGGTCCTACCCCAATCTACCGTCCGCGGTCTGCGGTCCGCCGTCCGCCGTCCATCCCTCCCCTCAGCGCCGGAAAATAATGGTCCGCCGGCCCGACACAATGATCCGCTGTTCCAGGTGCGCCTGAACCGCACGCGAGAGCACAATGCGCTCCACATCCCGCCCGATTTGCTTGAGCTCAGCCGGCGTTTCCTCGTGCATAACACGCTGCACATCCTGTTCAATGATGGGCCCCTCATCAAGATCCTCGGTTGCATAGTGCGCGGTCGCTCCGATCATCTTCACACCCCGCTCATACGCCCGCTGATACGGATTTGCCCCCTGAAAGGCCGGCAGAAAAGCATGATGAATGTTGATCACGCGGCCATCCCACGCCTGCACAAAATCCGACGAAAGCACCTGCATATAGCGTGCAAGCACCACAAGATCAATGTGATGGGTTTCAAGCAGCCGCCGAATCTGCGCCTCCTGTTGCGGCTTGGTTTCAGCATTTACCGGCAAACAGTGAAACGGCACCTTAAACTGATTGGCAACCGCTTCAAGATCGGGATGGTTGCTGATAATGAGCGGGATATCGCAGTCGAGCTCACCCTCCTTCCAGCGCAGCAGCAGATCATACAGACAGTGCGAAGTTTTGGAAACCAAAATGGCAACACGCTGTTTTTCGTCGGTATAATGCACCGACCAGTTGAGAGAAAGTTCCGCACCAAAAGTGCCGAAATCTTCTTCAAGCTGCCGCCGCGAAGTACGCAAATCCGCAAGAGCGACTTCAATGCGCATGAAGTAATTACCGGTCAGCAAATCAGAGTATTGCTGACACCCCAGAATATTAAACTGCCGCTGAAAGAAAAAACCACTGATGGAGGCAACAAGCCCCCGCTGATCGGGGCATTGCACCAGAAAAATGGCCGTAGCCGTATCGGACGTCATAGCTATAGAGTAAATAAGGTGATCGGGATTTTAAAAAGCCCGAAATTAGGAGGATACCGCCACAATCCCAACCCAAGTTGCAGCAGAAGTCACGGAGGCAATTCGTCATCCGCCGGAAGGGTGACCGAAGCCTGGGCAAAAAAAAAAAGCTACAGGCCCGAAGGACGAAAAATGCCCGGAGGACGTCATCCCTCGAAAAAAAATTAAACCGTATTTCAGATTATGAAAAAGACGATAACAACTGAAAAAATCCCCCTTTACCTGTGGCTTGATGATCTTGAGGATGGTGCCCTGTTACAGGCGCTTGACCTGGCGAACCTGCCGGTCGCCTTTCACCATATCGCGATCATGCCGGATTCGCACATCGGGTTCGGGATGCCGATCGGCGGCATTCTCGCCACGAGGGACGCGGTCGTGCCGAATGCGGTCGGGGTCGATATCGGCTGCGGGATGTGCTCGCTGCGTACGAGCCTCACCGGGCTGCACCCTGCGCAGTTGCGTGAAATCATGGGCCTGATCAGGCGGCTCGTACCGGTCGGGTTTCAGCACCACAAGGAGGATCAGCCGGAAAGCGTGATGCCCGCGCTGCCCGACGAAAGCAGCAGGCTTACACCGGTTTCTGAGCGCGAATTCGCGAAAGCGCGTCGTCAGGTTGGCACGCTCGGGGGCGGGAATCACTTCATTGAGCTGCAGCAGGGCAGCGACGGTTATGTGTGGATCATGATTCACTCCGGCTCGCGCAATATCGGACTTCAGGTGGCAGAGCATTATCACAAGCTCGCGATGGCACGAACCGAAGCGCGCAAAGAAAAAGGTGCCGTACCCAAGGATCTATCGTTTTTCCGCGCAGACGACCCGCTTTATCACGCCTACCTCGCGGAGATGCGCTTTTGCATCGCTTTTGCCCTCGCCAACCGCAAGCTGATGATGCAGCGCGTACAGGAGGCCGTTGCAGCAGTAGCGGGCGATATAAGCTTTTCGGGCTTCATCAACAAACCGCACAACTTCGCAGATACGGAAACACACTACGGCGAGGAGGTGCTTGTGCACCGCAAAGGCGCAACCCGCGCCCGGGAAGGCGAACCCGGCATGATACCGGGCTCGCAGGGATCGCCCTCTTATATCGTGCGCGGCAAGGGCAACCCGCTCTCGTTTGCGTCGTGCTCGCACGGGGCCGGTCGCGTGATGAGCCGCAACGCCGCCCGCCGGAAACTCGACCTCAAAGCCGAACAGCAAAAGCTCGAAAAGATGGGCGTGCTGCATGCCGTACGCGGGAAGCGCGATCTTGACGAGGCCCCATCCTCCTACAAAAACATCCGGAAGGTTATGGCCAATCAGCAGGATTTAGTGGAAATCGTAACCGAGCTGAAACCCCTCGCGGTCATCAAAGGCTAAGACCGGGTTCGCGATTTTGGAGCACGGCTTTTGTAGATTGAGCCGGGTCAGGGTGAATTTTTCGTCTCTTCATCGGGTCTGTTACGGGCTGTACGCCCAACCCCGCGGGCGCGCCTTTGGCGCGCGCAGGGGGAATGAGCTGGGGCGATGCGGTTTCTACGAAGAATACACCGCTACGCGGCTTGTCGCTGGCATTGGCATTCAGGCGTGTTGAAATAAGGATGCCATGCATATCATTTTGATCATCCTGTAATCCTAAAAATCCTGTTCAACAATATAGGACGGACGTGATTTTGCATTCGGCAATTTAGAATTGGGGGCGTATCCCGGCACGGTAGAGACGCAATGCATTGCGACTCTACGACGCGGCTGTGGCGGGGTCTGTTACGGGCTGCACGCCCGGCCACGCAGGCGCGCCTTCGGCGCGCGCGGGGAATGAGCTGGGGCGATGCGGTTTCTACGAAGAATACACCGCTACGCGGCTTGTCGCTGGCATTGGCATTCAGGCGTGTTGAAATCAGGATGCCATGCATATCATCCTGATCATCCTGTAATCCTAAAAATCCTGTTCAACAATACAGGACGGACGTGATTTTGCATTCGGCAATTTAGAATTGGGGCGTATCCCGGCACGGTAGAGACGCAATGCATTGCGTCTCTACACTGGGTTTCTCGTGGGGCTGTTACCGGTTGCACGCCCGACCACTCAGGCGCGCCTTCGGCGCGCGCGGGGGAATGGGGGGGCGTCATGCCGTGGTTATAAACATGTCACTCCTTCGGAGTGGGTGCCGATGTAGTTCGGCGTGCAGATGTTGAAATCAAGCGTTCATCTTGTTCATCCTGTGAATCTTACAAATCCTGTTCAACAAAACAGGAAATTCGGGATAGGCGCCGACGGATTTTTCTATAAAAATTGCACCATTACGCGACTGGTGTTCCTGAACCGGTATTCAGCTTTGTTTCAAGTTTCAGGCTTCTTTTTTATTTGCGGATGAACACAAAGTAGTACACCAGCGCAATAAAGACGCCCCCACCTATGATGTTGCCTACGGCCACATAGAATAGATTTGCACTGATGGACCAAAAGGTGATTTGAGAAGGCAGTTCGAGATCGACTGTGGGGGATTCGGTGGCAAGCGCCATGAAGAATTGAAACATGTTGCCCGTACAGTGCTGAAAGTTCATGGCAGGCACAGCAGCTACCGGCAGAAGCAGGGAGAAAAACTGATCGGTTACAGAACGGCCCGCCATGGCAACCCAGAGTCCGGCACAAATAAACAGGTTCCCAAAAATGCCGATCACGATGGTTTGCAGCGGGGTGAAGGAAACCTTGATTGCAGCTATGGTTTTTGCCGTATCAATGAGGGCACCATCATACTGATTCGCAAGTCCTGAGATCAGGAAGAGACCGGCAATGGAAGCTGCCCCTATAAGGTTGGCGAAGAGAACAAGGGTCCAGTTTCGGGTGATTTCCCAGAGGGTAACTTTGCCCGAAGCCCAGCTCATGGCGGCAAGATTGTTGGTTGTAAAGATTTCGGCACCGGCAATGAAGGCCAGTATATACCCCATGGCATAAAAAATCGGCCCCAGAATAAAAGCCGCGCCCGGTTCAACCGCAGGATGCGCACGCACATAAATATCCCAAAGCGCACCAAGTGAAATAAAAGAGCCGCCCAAAATGCCAAGCACCATCGTTTTATGGAAAGGCGACCGGGTCTTCTTAACCCCAACTTTGAGAACCCGTTCGGCTACCTCGTTCGGATCGTAGGCGTCGAAACGGCTTTTCTGATCAGGAGCTTCGTCTTTGTTCTGTGCTGACATGCAGATAAAATAGGCTTTTGAGAGTTGCCCGCATTCCCCTTCGTTAATAATCTCCCTTCATATGCCGAAAGGCAGAGAAAATCCATCTGAAGGTTGCGAAACAGATCATTCGTATTCAGCGCAAGATAACCCTATCTGCCGCAAGTATGTTCAATAGCCGGAAAAAGTTCAGGCCGGAAGCAGTCCGCTTACAAGCGTACCGGCTCCCGGCCTGATCAGATATTTTTGTGTTTTTTGAAGAACCCTTAGAAACCGATGGAAG
This genomic stretch from Cyclonatronum proteinivorum harbors:
- the hflK gene encoding FtsH protease activity modulator HflK; translation: MMKQHVLKIVLGLVLLAGLWTSVHTIAPEEEGVVVTLGKYNRTLLPGLNFILPFGIETIYKIPVQRQLKQEFGFRTVQAGQRTTYSKSPYMDESIMLTGDLNIADVEWVVQYRIVDSYRFLFRVRNAEETLRVMSESVMRKIVGDRTVNEVLTVGRQEIATRAEELLQAMSDEYENGIRIDQIVLQDVNPPDPVKPSFNEVNQAQQQRETLINQAEAEYNREVPRARGEAREMIELAEAYALNRVNDAIGDAARFNSIYTEYILAPEVTRQRLYLETMERVLPTMGSKIIVDERGNNVLPLLNLEQTRRGAN
- the hflC gene encoding protease modulator HflC, with the protein product MKNIILIATAIALFVVGLNAMFIVDEKNQAIVTQFGRPVGEPITSPGLQFKIPFIQKVQFFDRRFLEWDGDANQIPTSDKKFIFVDTFARWEITDALQFFLRLRDERGAQSRLDDILDGETRNAVASNDLLDLVRSTNREPEVTEDFLDDIETLEDISIGRDAIEALVLERANERVLDLGIRILDFRFKRVNYVEDVQQNVFDRMISERNRIADQFRSEGQGEARVILGEMERELARIRSEARREAQQIRGRADAEATRIYAEAFNRNNVSRDLYQFLRTMEAFEKTMDENTTVILSTDSEFYRFLMGGN
- the purU gene encoding formyltetrahydrofolate deformylase, whose protein sequence is MTSDTATAIFLVQCPDQRGLVASISGFFFQRQFNILGCQQYSDLLTGNYFMRIEVALADLRTSRRQLEEDFGTFGAELSLNWSVHYTDEKQRVAILVSKTSHCLYDLLLRWKEGELDCDIPLIISNHPDLEAVANQFKVPFHCLPVNAETKPQQEAQIRRLLETHHIDLVVLARYMQVLSSDFVQAWDGRVINIHHAFLPAFQGANPYQRAYERGVKMIGATAHYATEDLDEGPIIEQDVQRVMHEETPAELKQIGRDVERIVLSRAVQAHLEQRIIVSGRRTIIFRR
- a CDS encoding RtcB family protein produces the protein MKKTITTEKIPLYLWLDDLEDGALLQALDLANLPVAFHHIAIMPDSHIGFGMPIGGILATRDAVVPNAVGVDIGCGMCSLRTSLTGLHPAQLREIMGLIRRLVPVGFQHHKEDQPESVMPALPDESSRLTPVSEREFAKARRQVGTLGGGNHFIELQQGSDGYVWIMIHSGSRNIGLQVAEHYHKLAMARTEARKEKGAVPKDLSFFRADDPLYHAYLAEMRFCIAFALANRKLMMQRVQEAVAAVAGDISFSGFINKPHNFADTETHYGEEVLVHRKGATRAREGEPGMIPGSQGSPSYIVRGKGNPLSFASCSHGAGRVMSRNAARRKLDLKAEQQKLEKMGVLHAVRGKRDLDEAPSSYKNIRKVMANQQDLVEIVTELKPLAVIKG
- a CDS encoding formate/nitrite transporter family protein, translated to MSAQNKDEAPDQKSRFDAYDPNEVAERVLKVGVKKTRSPFHKTMVLGILGGSFISLGALWDIYVRAHPAVEPGAAFILGPIFYAMGYILAFIAGAEIFTTNNLAAMSWASGKVTLWEITRNWTLVLFANLIGAASIAGLFLISGLANQYDGALIDTAKTIAAIKVSFTPLQTIVIGIFGNLFICAGLWVAMAGRSVTDQFFSLLLPVAAVPAMNFQHCTGNMFQFFMALATESPTVDLELPSQITFWSISANLFYVAVGNIIGGGVFIALVYYFVFIRK